The Mytilus edulis chromosome 4, xbMytEdul2.2, whole genome shotgun sequence nucleotide sequence aagcctttttcaactgatttttatagttcgttcttatgttgtaatgttataccactgtcccaggttagggggagggttttgatcccgttaacatgttaaccccgccacattatttatgtatgtgcctgtcccaagtcaggagcatgtaattcagtggttgtcgtttgtttatgtgttacacatttgtttttcgttcatttgttttacataaataaggccgttagttttctcgtttgaattgttttacattgtcttatcgggaccttttatagctgactatgcggtatgggctttgctcattgttgaaggccgtacggtgacctatagttgttaatgtttgtgtcattttggtcttttgtggatagttgtctcattggcaatcataccacatcttcttttaatatttattgtaggagatatatgtattaacactcaatacagcttgagtttgctactcagaggataccttatgaagttgtgtaacttgcttataggctttatacatttgcaaaatatacaaacagacaaattagaatgagttgtagatctactgccctcgttgatatatgagaagagactggtcggtagaattggtacatgtagtacaaagtctttgtacagacaaaacagaagctGATAGGTTgtacttacttttgaaatattcatagcaactcttatgatattttgtattttcaaatgggatgttttcatttttttcatattcatcaaaCAGTCTGTAAACTTCATcctttcgttttcccactgcggcaatataactgtatcttcatttaagtgtttaactacatagtttctatgtagtaaatacatgacagactatgcatctgttgtcaatcaatggatagtttttgctCTTTAGCATaggaagggtttcattgtgaactggactgtgaaaatttgacaggactcggaagattttctacaattttccgatacgattccttatttagaaatggGTGAATTCCAGAACtcataaactatgttttactttgatttgatctttattttcggacgattttatatctatttaagctccACTGAAGTTCAAGATAGAAATataaccgtttaaatatgatttatcgtactctgatagcactattaagtacacggaaatcgactaatatattcagtaaaaaaacgataacgaaatagataagggattccggaaactatagtgatgttacccaacatcataaaattacagaaattcgtgattttaagaaatgttgagataaagtcttgatcttgaatgaaaaaacgataactgatgagtgatttggtgtgttctaaaacggatCAAGTGCTAAcgcatttaatagaaaatttaattgtagatccgaaaaggtcaggattatgaaaattttcgtataaaatgtcaaatatttagaaggaatgcaaaagcatgcggagttatagttgtaaatattgtttttcattattttaagaatctaattcaattaattattctgtctaaaagaagagatacgactaatttcttttgcttgaaaaacatgtcgtatttttacaattttcaactaatttctgaaataaacgtcaattttacaaaaactgcaccgtacgattttgtgacgaccgggcaaaaatcaaagttaaatcaatattctttcatttaaaaaagaaattagccgtgtgttaggtgggtgcattaaagtccttaactagacgtctttttcaaatattacactcgcctaaatagacattgatgaaaatttaagctgggaagatcatgttgatcgtatatgtaaaattatctcatctaaagtatcacttttatataaaattaaagtatatttgccaatacaaacaaggcaactattttataatgcatatattctaccatatatagactattgtagttcagtttggggaaatttattacaaaaagattcagatagaatcataaaacttcaaaaaagagtagcaagaattatactggaatgcgatatttctattccatctaatttcatgttttcttctttaaaatggctatcttttaccaaaagaataaaataccaacaatcaattctaatgtataaaattgtaaatgggctaacacctgattacttagcaatactaaatattgatgatgtgcaacgccacaacttacgatctgtctctaataatgatctttttgttccaagaccaaatacaaatttttataaaaaatcttttcattattctgcaaccaaagtatggaataatttaccactcgaaataaagaaatgtcctaatgtggaattattcaagaaacatagttataatcattttcttgaaaattatatgcaagtcaactaatttgttttcctctaacaaaactatatcaaatattgtcatttattaccctttgtatatttcaatgattgaattgtgtatatactagtaatatatattgtaaattaatgtatgaatgtatgaatgttaactgtatgcatgtattttgtttgagggcctcaatgaaaattagactatttctaattgagttaccctctttaaataaagaatttattattattattattattattataattttccCGCATAAATCACATCCGCCCAACAAGACGTTGAAATGGATGGATTTCATCATGAATTGTCGGAGGATGATATGATCTTATCACAAGTATTAGAAACATTGGAGGATGAAATGGAACTGAGAAATGTAAATATAGAGGACTTTTTTGGAGAGTTTCCTAGTAATGTGATGGATGAGAATGCATCTGGAGATTTAATCAACACCTCAGCTGTTTCATTTGACCTAGGACTAGACTTAGATCTATGGTTGCAAGTTTCTTCGGAAAACGGAAAGATCCAAAATGTCAAGGTACGTCTTTTTTTAGAATTATCTGCCACGCGCAGACCCATTATTGCATGATTTGAGGTGTGGACCCATAGACGGATCCAAGGGATGGAGTCCGGGGTCCctcttttgtgaaaaaaaatggttaattatatagggaatcactgaagcatgacccgCGCCCcctccttttaggtcagtcagccctcCCCCTtaaataaaaagttctggatctgctaCTTAGACCCTTGATATAATCATTTGCGGAAACTTCCGActagttttattgtttaattgttctcatccggaacattcatgaaatatttgccactgccggATTTTGCTTCTGCCATGTGTTAAATTATGTGATATTATCTTATTTTAGGATGAAGAACCTAAAGATCAGGAACAAGGAGTCGAATCAAGGTTTGCAGAAATGACAGACAATGAAATTGATACACTTATTGAAGATGCTgagaacaaaaacacaaagaaagccacaaaatggGCAGTTAATGTCTATGAAGAAAAGAACACTTGCAACTAGATTGTACCAAGCAGGAGTCAGTGAGCAGATGGTAATGGATAGAACAGGTCACAGGAGTGAAAAGGCTGTTCGTACCTACAAAAGACCTGCGGATTCTATGCTAAAAGATGTCTCTAACATTTTGAATCCATCTAATAAGCAAATAAAACTTGAGGATCCCAAACCATTAACCGATACTCGTGCAATCCTTCCTGAGcaagttaacattgaaaatacagaAAATGCATTTAATGTTTCAAAACCAGAAGGAAAATATCGGGGATTGCCAAGTAACAGCTCTTTTCAAAACTGCGTGTTCAATTTTGTAACGAAGATGTGAACCTCacagattttgttttcaatttttaacactGAATTGTTATTTAAGTTGTTTTTAAGCCGtacatagaaatgtatgaaaaagcgttttttttttagttttcactGTGTCGGGTTGTGACACTGATAACTTACATATCAAGACTATAATAGGAAGATGTCGAtgatactttattttcattttttttttaatgacaattttttttatattgatggaaaaataattttagtaaattaacctgtgttttttttttttatcttatttagaCTTGTATTGTGTTGATTGTAATACTActacatttgttttgtatgttttctatCCTGATGTTTTATCAAGGGACTGATTTTTATGTCCgagtatagatacatgtatccacttgatatttcttacaaaatggagaaaaacaaatatttgtagtaGCAATGGAATCAACAAATGCAAAGTACTGTACAATAAACATCTGTCAAGGACGTGAAGTTCACGTGACCTGTGCAATTATTgaagtagttaatgcacacctgacccgtgcattatccagattataccacagtaagatcaaaggaattTTGCCTCTGTCATGTGTTAATTTTGTCATATCTCTATTAACTGTAGTAAGTAAATAATATGCGAGATATATCAAAGGaccattcaaactcacaagtagAACTTTtaaaaccgacaacgccatggctaaaaaagaaaaagacaaacagcaaactacaaaacacaaaacacaacatagaaaactaaagactgagcaaaacgaacccaaacaaaaactggggggtgatctcaggtgctccgaattGGTAAGCAAGTCCTGCTCCACAAGTAAGTGTCATATTTCAATAAAAGACTTATTAAAAagagatatagttacgatactgttgtcaagtcataaAAGATGGCATACttgactttaatattgattcacttatagggctttgcatcggaaataaacacatttattctaaaaccagttgttggcatgatacgggttatcaTCATTGTTCTTCTCAAATGAAAAATCATGCATGTAATGATGGTATGATGCATATTCATATggtgaagacataatctttcaatcagtttggggtctggagctggcatgtcagtaactgctagaagTCCTTAGTGaaattatgtatcattgtcagtttgtttagtttcttttgttaccttgttacctattctgacatcggactcggacttcttgaAACTGAGTTATACTGTGCGTTTGTTTAGAGGGAGGGTTAAGatcttaaaaaaacatgtttaaccccgccgcatgtttgcgcctgtcccacgtctttgttagtcttgtgtgattttgattttagtttcttttatatatttcggagaaAAGAATGGCGTCCATTACCACTGAActaaaacacatttttgtttaggggccagctgaagcacgcctccgggtgctggattttctcactgtattgaagacccattggtggccatcGGCTGTTTTCTCCTCTTTGGTAGGGttattgtttctttgacatatccccCTTTCCCAttgggtgttgctaaacggcggaaacggaatgcggaacggaaacggaaaacggaaacggaaagaaaTGTTTTTTGGACAAGGAACAAGTTTGAGAAAAtaatagaggctctaaagagcccgtGTTGTTCactttggtctatgtgcatatcataaacgaaggacacagatggattcatgaacaaattgtgttttggtgatggtgatgtgtttgtatatctgactttactgaatattcttgctgcttacaattatctccatctataatgaacttggtccagtagttaaaattttttgtaaaaatttacaaaatttatgaaaattgtaaaaaaatgactataaagggcaataattccttaaggggtcaattgacgattttgatcatgctgacttacaAACAACGGGTTGCAacttgcctgattggtctgaaaatttcagggcagattgaccttgacctaataaacaaatTCATTCCCGTCAAATTTGTTCTccatgctttggtttctgagatatgagccaaaaactgcatgtacTATTTTAGTCATGTTGGCCATATTGGTTCGCAGGCAGGATCATCGGGCACATTTTTTCAACTAGaaaccctaatgatgattgtggacaagtttggttaaatttgttttaatattttcaggAGAAGATTATTTAAAGATtccaaaaatttacgaaaaattgttaaaaattgactataaagggcaacaactccttaaggggtgaATTGGACATGTAGGTCATGTTGAATTTTAaatgctgttcacagtttatctctatctataataatattcaagataataatgaaaaacggcaaaatttcctcaaaattaccaattcagggacagcgacccaacaacgggttttccgattcatctaaaaatttcagggcagatagatcttgacctgataaacaattttacctcatgtcagattcgCTCAAATGGTTTGGTTTcggagatataagccaaaatctacattacATTTAACCCCTctgttctatttctagccatggcggccatcttggttggttggccgggttattggacacatttttaaaactagatacccaattgatgaatgtggccaagttggttaaatttggcccagtagtttcagaggagaagatttttcgtgtaaaagttaacgacgacggacgacggacgccaagtgatgagaaaagctcacttggccctttgagcTAGGTTagcttaaaataaaatgataattgaatgaaattatatataaatatactaaataaataaatgatttggaaaatacattgaaggtataaaaagtcatgagaattccgaatgcaattaggttatatccgggcattctggttctaaaccttggttccatctgggttttctggttctgaaccttggttctttggttcgaaaccatggtaactggttcaacatccgggttgtttggttaaggcaacccaacttcttggttccatctgggttctattctagatcattctaatgttcccgttgaacacaacagaagataaccgcaagtctccgaataaaaaggtaaagtaggtcaaagacgctaaaattattttataacattaacatttttagcatcgacggtaaaggaagctataaggtatttatcttctcattttaattattttgattaggaaactagataaaaataaagcatcgtatagatttttaaaacaaaccgaagtatacagtacatcgaacatccttttatttaattcagtcgttttgttttgtctt carries:
- the LOC139520395 gene encoding uncharacterized protein: MDGFHHELSEDDMILSQVLETLEDEMELRNVNIEDFFGEFPSNVMDENASGDLINTSAVSFDLGLDLDLWLQVSSENGKIQNVKDEEPKDQEQGVESRFAEMTDNEIDTLIEDAENKNTKKATKWAVNVYEEKNTCN